The Meriones unguiculatus strain TT.TT164.6M chromosome 19, Bangor_MerUng_6.1, whole genome shotgun sequence genomic interval acatatatacaaacaacaacaaaataccccAAATAACCAAGCatccaaacaacaaaaatgttactTCAAATAGTTTTTAAGTAAGACTGAGgctatagctcagtagtagaacacTTCTCTGTCTTGGGGAAGGCCTTGAGTTTCATTACCAGTAAATACTTAACAGCAATAAAAAGGATAGTAATAGCAAATCTCAAACTAATGACACTACTCAGACTATCCACTATGCTGCACTTTCTTCAGGTAAGTTTGAGTCTATGCATTTACTTGATTTCAACACTCCAAGAGTTAGACATGTAAAGAATCATCCCAAGAAAAGATAATTCTTTTTGTACGTTCCCCTGTACTTTGGTACTAGAGGTTAAACTAACGGCCTTGTGTATGATAGACAGAGGATCTCCCATTGAGCTATATCCACAGTCCCCACCTGGACATTTTATATGGAAcactttcttttaattatttgggAGCTAAAAATTATAACATTTCCACAACCTTTAGGTGCAACATTacattccctcccttcccctgttCTTTTTCCCCATTCCCCTCACAACAATAGTCCAATTGGTGACTGACGTAGGTCTGATCAGCCATTAATCTTTAGCCTAAAAATTGCCCTGtttacaaaaaaattcttttctcattttgATTATGTTTATGAAATTGTCAGCAAGGACTCTCCCTCTATTTTTGAGTAACTCAAAGGTCAGatgaacaggagaaaaaaaatccaaaatccattcatgttttatAAGCCCACAGAGTTCACAGAAAAGAATGAAACTCATAGGTGAAGTTAGCCTGAGGAACTTAGATTTACGGTAGCCAGGAGGAAAGTGAGGTTCTTGCTTCCAAAGATGACACAGTTGGTGAAACCAGTGGGAGGCAGTGCTAACCATGTTGACAGCCTTGTTCTCTGAGTAAGGCCTCACCTCATTGCCCTCTGGACATCTGGGGTGGTAGAGACTGCTCTCCTTTTCCAGGTATAAGAATCTCCATTCTTTCCTTCACAAGGAAAGTTTGTTCTGATTTCAGGTAGGTAAGAGAAAGACAGAATTTTCCCTGTGTTCGGAATTTTAGCTGAATATAGTCCTCATGCCAACACAGGAAACACTGAAGTGTCATTCTCATTTCTTCACAGACCTACATCCTCCCCTGCAATAGCTTTGTGCTTGAAATATCAGCTAGATATGAGCAAAGGACATGCATGCAAGAATCACACCATTAGAGGAGTTTGGAAGGGAGCAGGGATTAAGGGCTGGTGGTGGAGAGCTAGCATTTCCTgggcactctttttttttttttgtagcaagacaaacacagtagctgttcattacatatttattttccaACACAGTCTTGGCATAGCACATTGAGGCGGGTGTTATTATTACTCCCATTTTAGAGATTAAGAATGGAGGCGTGGCAACATTAAGGATTCAGTTAGTTAGCTTCTGATCTATGAGTCACCATCATTATCTTCTATATAGTAGTAATTTTCCACACAATGGTATGAagcatatttaattaaaaatttctaatattgcattagaaactaaaaagaaacaatggaagCCCATTTTAATTCTGTCAACCTAGGATAAACAAATATAATTTCaacaaataatatgaaaatattctgtcaacatttttcttttttatatgaaGTCTCGGTAGTCTGGAATATGCTTTACATTTGAAGCACGGTTTGGACTAGACTAGTTAAATTTCAAATGCTTGTCAGCCATACAGCTCTTACACTAAATAGTCTATgtcaaaaaaaatatatatgttcttGGGTAGTATCTAGCTGTTTCTATGGAAACAATACTTCTGATGTGGCCCTGAAGTTCAGAGAGAATCTTTAACATCTGATGTCTTACTGGCTCACCCTACCTGTGTCTCCTCGTACCAGTTCTGAGGAAGTTCAGAGTCTAACCGAGGCTTGTCTCTCAAAATTTTTCCTGTCTCCTCTGAGGTAgccatatatctgaaagacaaaCACCTTGGAAGAAGACAAAGTTGATCATCCATTTTAGTACAGACTATTTAGCAGAAGATGGTAACTATATTTGTTTGTTATGAGACTGGCTAGAAATATCCGCTGGTGCTTATCTGCTTGAAATCCTTTAGTTTGAAGTGAGAGGAATTACTTTGAAAGCTCGTAACCATTGTAAGCCATAATTCAGTCTGACCACCTTTTCATCTGTTAGTTTTGAGACAAGATGTCACTTTGTTGCTCCAGCTGACCTGTAACTCACTATTTGAGGCCTCATGTTCCTCATCCTCTTGCTTCAACCTCCTGAAGAGCTTAACTGCTTCTTAGTGCTTGATTCCTGTCATTCATACCAGGTGTCTATTGGAGTCGATTAATGATCCAAGCTTTCAGTTTTTACTTTCTTCCCCAAAGACCCTTATTGTTTTTAGGACGGTGCTATTCAATACAGAGTGAGTCTTATAAAGTGCTGAAAAGCTGTACCAGAGATTTTACTTGAGGATCAAAAGTGTTCAGTCCTCAGATTTGTAGtctttttgttgtctttgttgtttgttttcagttatgaacattattttattttgttttctcattttggcTTCGgtttatgtttctctctctctctctccctctctctctctctctctctctctctctctctctctctctctctttcttttctttctttttctttttcttggtttaCAGTTCCAATATTTGCATCATGTCTGGTGAAGGGCTTCATTTTATGTCCATCTGATCGTCACCTCAATTACAGCTCACCTTCATGTcagatatggtggtgcatgcctttagtccccaCACTCAGGtgtcagaggcagacagatctctgagtttgggccagcctggtctacagagtgagtttcaggatagcaaggaccacacaaagaaacccaatctggaaaaacaaaaaagaaaaagggaaaaagggaacaaacaaaacaacaaaaaacaatcaacTCTTACGTGATTCTGTTAGAATGGGGATGAGACTTTGGAATTTTGGTTGGAAAATAGTTACGTTTCATCTGGATTTTAGTGAGATCAAGTGACCTTCAGACATGCTTATACTAGCCTATCATTTCTGATGTGAGACTTCAAGAAACACGCCCTAAGGCAAGGCCACAGGCTTAGCTGGAATTTCTGGCAAGATTATAATTCTAATGTTAGATAAAACTGATGACCAGGAACATTATCGGCTCCCACCATGAATATTAAGAACACTTCTGAAGTAGAgccagaagccagcctggtaaGACTTCAACCTAACTCTAATACATGGGGAAGAAATACTTGAGTGCTGATTACCTAAATATGAACTATCCTTCAAACTTGACTCCAAAAGTGACTTAAGTGATAAAAATATaagtaatcaagaaaatactTAAAGGAGCACTACAGAATAGTCTgagaataaaactttttaaaacttgGTATTTCATCATTGTCCCTACAAATCTGTAGGTTACCCATCTTCGTATATGCAATTACTGATATTCTTGTCGCAAAAAGGCTTTAATTGACAGAATATTAGATATGTTCATATCCACAAACgtgaatatattgtatattaattGGGCTAAAGATGCatattcctttctgatttgactAACAGTTCGCTATGCTAAGGTGAAAGGCCCAGGACTGCTTGGTAGCCATCAAATTTGCTGTTCAATCAGTTTTAACAGATGCCATTTACAGAAGCTGCTGTAGAGATCACGTTAAAACTGCTACGTGAGCCAAGAGCCCAGGACAGGAGGGAACAGATAAAAGACAAATTACAATGTACACCAACAATTTCTGACAAAATGTTAACATGAAAAACAAACCTGGGACACAAGGTTACAGCAACTTCACATGAAACTTTGGGTGGCTCTTAAAAGAGCCTTTTGAAACTTTAGGACTGGTCAAATTACGCCCTCTCCCCGCGGATGCGGCGGGCCAGCTGGATGTCCTTGGGCATGATGGTGACCCTCTTGGCGTGGATGGCGCACAGGTTGGTGTCCTCGAACAGACCCACCAGGTAGGCCTCGCTCGCCTCCTGCAGCGCCATGACGGCCGAGCTCTGGAAGCGCAGGTCGGTCTTGAAGTCCTGCGCGATCTCGCGCACCAGGCGCTGGAACGGCAGCTTGCGGATCAGCAGCTCCGTGGACTTCTGGTAGCGCCGGATCTCGCGCAGCGCCACGGTGCCGGGCCGGTAGCGGTGCGGCTTCTTCACGCCGCCCGTGGCCGGCGCGCTCTTGCGGGCAGCCTTGGTGGCCAGCTGCTTGCGCGGGGCCTTGCCGCCGGTGGACTTGCGGGCCGTCTGCTTCGTACGTGCCATTCTTTTGGCAGAAAACACACAAGTGTAGGAGAGAGGCAAAAGTCGTGCCCTTAAATATACTTAGAAACACTTTGATTGGCCTTGCAATTTTTCAAAAATCCCGCGCCAGAAATTCATTGGCTGGGTAGCAGCCTGCGTAATTGGCAGCTTTAGACTCTCTGATTGGCCAAATTGTTTCAACATTCTCGTgttactttgtctttttctttctttttaatgggattttgttttgtctgCCTTTGGAATCTTAGCAATCCTTTTGTTTCAGAAAAATGCTGTTATCTCAACACCGCGCCTGATTAACTTTTCTGTGGCTTTGTCACGTTTTAGTGTTTCCTCACGGTAAAGTGGAATGTCTTATTTACTATTCAGGAGTGGGGTTCGGTAATGATTCAGATATCCTTAGAGCAGTGTGACTAAAAAGCGCAACAAGATCCCAAAGGGCTTGGCTTAAGTTTTCTGTACTGCTTTAGCAATTTACAAGCTACAAGCGCTGCAATACAGGGCTCCTTTAATTTCGGGTTGTAGTAGAAAAGGATTTGTGTGACAGTTTAGGTTTTAGTTCCCAGGTGAGTGCACTTAGGTATAGCATTATCAGCTGATCTTGTGACAAGGTAGAGGGCTCTTAAAAGAGCCTTTAGGTAACTGATGACACCCTGCTTaggtgttgttttattttcc includes:
- the LOC132646042 gene encoding histone H3, yielding MARTKQTARKSTGGKAPRKQLATKAARKSAPATGGVKKPHRYRPGTVALREIRRYQKSTELLIRKLPFQRLVREIAQDFKTDLRFQSSAVMALQEASEAYLVGLFEDTNLCAIHAKRVTIMPKDIQLARRIRGERA